The following proteins come from a genomic window of Methylorubrum populi:
- a CDS encoding HAD family hydrolase has product MRIETVFLFDLDGTLVDSVYQHVLAWKEALDAEGIPLSVWRIHRKIGMSGGLFTNQLLRETGLDIDPERIGRLRRLHAEAYGRLSKGVVPLPGAKELLATLTENRIPWAIATSGRMETAGHNLVALGVDPGQVPVVTRDLVKYAKPDPDLFLAAAERLNAPIEHAVIVGDSIWDMLAARRCRGLGVGLLSGGYGTEELERSGAVRVYDDPAMLLQHLDEVGGRR; this is encoded by the coding sequence ATGCGCATCGAAACCGTCTTCCTGTTCGACCTCGACGGCACCCTGGTCGACAGCGTCTACCAGCACGTCCTCGCCTGGAAGGAGGCGCTCGACGCGGAGGGGATTCCGCTCTCGGTCTGGCGCATCCACCGCAAGATCGGGATGAGCGGCGGCCTGTTCACCAACCAGCTCCTGCGCGAGACAGGGCTCGACATCGACCCGGAGCGGATCGGCCGGCTGCGGCGGCTGCATGCGGAGGCCTATGGCCGGCTCTCGAAGGGCGTCGTGCCGCTGCCCGGTGCGAAGGAACTGCTGGCGACGCTGACCGAAAACCGTATCCCCTGGGCCATCGCCACCAGCGGGCGGATGGAGACCGCGGGCCACAACCTCGTCGCGCTCGGCGTCGATCCCGGTCAGGTGCCGGTGGTGACGCGCGACCTCGTGAAATACGCCAAGCCCGATCCCGACCTGTTCCTCGCCGCCGCCGAGCGGCTGAACGCGCCGATCGAGCACGCGGTGATCGTCGGCGATTCGATCTGGGACATGCTGGCGGCCCGCCGCTGCCGCGGCCTCGGAGTCGGACTGCTCTCGGGCGGGTACGGCACGGAGGAGCTGGAGCGCTCCGGGGCAGTCAGGGTCTACGACGACCCCGCCATGCTTCTGCAACATCTCGATGAGGTCGGCGGCCGGCGCTGA
- a CDS encoding acyl--CoA ligase: protein MLLPETSALPPTDSKEASVAATTLHELIQAGADAAPALSSPGGVPLTFQALRALTERTIASLNARGIGRGDRVAIVLPNGPEMAAAFIAVAAGTTSAPLNPSYKADEFEFYMSDLGAKLLLVAEGSDSPAIAVAEKLGVSVARLRPTPEEGAGSFTLHFADDATGEPARGGRAETDDIALVLHTSGTTSRPKIVPLTQGNVCASARNIRTALAFGSEDRGLNIMPLFHIHGLIAGILAPLSAGGQVSCTPGFNALKFFGWMDEVNPTWYTGVPTMHQAILGRAARNAEIIARNPLRFIRSSSSSLPPQVMKELEDTFGAPVIEAYGMTEAAHQMASNPLPPRPHYAGSVGLAAGPEIAVVDIDGEPLPAGETGEIVIRGDNVMKGYENNDKANAEAFTRQGWFRTGDQGVLSPEGYLSITGRLKEIINRGGEKISPREVDEILMDHPAVSQCVTFAVPHDKLGEDVAAAIVLREGAEALEKEIRSFASERLAAFKVPAKILILDEIPKGATGKLQRIGLAQKLGLA, encoded by the coding sequence ATGCTTCTGCCCGAGACGTCCGCCCTTCCCCCCACCGACTCCAAGGAGGCCAGCGTGGCCGCGACGACTCTTCACGAGCTGATCCAGGCCGGCGCCGACGCGGCTCCCGCCCTGTCGAGCCCCGGCGGCGTGCCGCTGACGTTCCAGGCCCTGCGCGCCCTGACCGAGCGCACGATCGCCAGTCTCAACGCCCGCGGCATCGGCCGCGGCGACCGCGTGGCGATCGTGCTGCCGAACGGCCCGGAGATGGCGGCGGCCTTCATCGCGGTCGCTGCCGGCACCACATCGGCTCCGCTCAACCCGAGCTACAAGGCCGACGAGTTCGAGTTCTACATGAGCGATCTCGGAGCCAAGCTCCTCCTGGTCGCCGAGGGCTCCGATTCGCCCGCGATCGCCGTGGCGGAGAAGCTCGGCGTGTCGGTGGCCCGCCTGCGGCCGACGCCGGAGGAGGGCGCCGGCAGCTTCACGCTGCACTTCGCCGACGACGCGACGGGCGAGCCCGCTCGCGGCGGCCGGGCCGAAACGGATGACATCGCGCTGGTGCTGCACACCTCCGGCACGACCTCCCGGCCGAAGATCGTGCCGCTGACGCAGGGCAATGTCTGCGCCTCGGCGCGCAACATCCGCACCGCGCTCGCCTTCGGGTCCGAGGATCGCGGCCTCAACATCATGCCGCTGTTCCACATCCACGGCCTGATCGCCGGCATCCTCGCCCCGCTCTCCGCGGGCGGCCAAGTCTCCTGCACGCCGGGCTTCAACGCGCTGAAGTTCTTTGGCTGGATGGATGAGGTGAACCCCACCTGGTACACCGGCGTGCCGACCATGCATCAGGCGATCCTGGGGCGTGCCGCGCGCAACGCGGAGATCATCGCGCGCAACCCCCTGCGCTTCATCCGCTCCTCGTCCTCGTCCCTGCCGCCGCAGGTGATGAAGGAGCTGGAGGACACCTTCGGCGCGCCGGTGATCGAGGCCTACGGCATGACCGAGGCCGCCCACCAGATGGCCTCGAACCCGCTGCCGCCCCGGCCCCACTATGCCGGTTCGGTCGGACTCGCGGCCGGTCCCGAGATCGCTGTGGTGGATATCGACGGCGAGCCGCTGCCCGCGGGTGAGACCGGCGAGATCGTCATCCGCGGCGACAACGTGATGAAGGGCTACGAGAACAACGACAAGGCCAATGCCGAGGCCTTCACCCGGCAGGGCTGGTTCCGCACCGGCGACCAGGGCGTGCTGAGCCCTGAGGGCTACCTCTCGATCACCGGGCGCCTCAAGGAGATCATCAACCGCGGCGGCGAAAAGATTTCACCGCGCGAGGTGGACGAGATCCTGATGGACCACCCGGCGGTGTCGCAATGCGTCACCTTCGCGGTGCCGCACGACAAGCTCGGCGAGGATGTCGCCGCCGCGATCGTGCTGCGCGAGGGCGCCGAGGCGCTCGAGAAGGAGATCCGCAGCTTCGCCTCGGAGCGGCTCGCCGCCTTCAAGGTGCCGGCCAAGATCCTGATCCTCGACGAGATCCCCAAGGGCGCGACCGGGAAGCTCCAGCGCATCGGGCTGGCGCAGAAGCTCGGGCTGGCCTGA
- a CDS encoding 2-dehydropantoate 2-reductase, giving the protein MSIAIVGAGAIGGYLGVRLAEAGEDVTFIARSNAAAIQAGGMRLIEEDGTEIHSKSVKATRSMQEAGVHEVVLLTVKAHQVGPIAADLKHLIGPDTVVVTMQNGIPWWYFMGGHGGEYAGTRLESADPGGLIADNLDAKHVIGSVVYPATVLTDPGTVKVIEGNRFGLGELDGSKSERVLALSQRLAKAGFRAPVTSDIRAEIWLKLWGNLSFNPISALTHATLEDICRFPDTRAIAAEMMREAEVIANRLGVTFRLGIDKRIAGAEKVGPHKTSMLQDVEAGRPIELEALVGSVIELGRLTGTPTPHIDTVFALMRLLAQSLERANGRLAIQRA; this is encoded by the coding sequence ATGAGCATCGCGATCGTCGGCGCCGGCGCCATCGGCGGTTATCTCGGAGTCAGGCTGGCGGAGGCCGGCGAGGACGTCACCTTCATCGCCCGCTCCAACGCGGCGGCGATCCAGGCGGGCGGCATGCGCCTGATCGAGGAGGACGGCACCGAGATTCACTCGAAATCGGTCAAGGCGACCCGCTCCATGCAGGAGGCGGGCGTCCACGAGGTCGTCCTGCTGACCGTGAAGGCGCATCAGGTCGGACCGATCGCCGCCGATCTCAAGCATCTGATCGGCCCCGACACCGTCGTGGTGACGATGCAGAACGGGATCCCGTGGTGGTACTTCATGGGCGGCCATGGCGGCGAGTATGCCGGCACGCGGCTGGAGAGCGCCGATCCCGGCGGTCTGATCGCCGACAACCTCGACGCGAAGCACGTCATCGGCTCGGTGGTCTATCCGGCGACCGTGCTCACCGATCCGGGCACGGTGAAGGTGATCGAGGGCAACCGCTTCGGTCTCGGCGAACTCGACGGTTCGAAGTCGGAGCGGGTGCTGGCCCTGTCGCAGCGTCTGGCCAAGGCGGGCTTCCGCGCGCCGGTCACCAGCGACATCCGCGCCGAGATCTGGCTCAAGCTGTGGGGCAATCTGAGCTTCAACCCGATCTCCGCGCTGACCCACGCGACGCTGGAGGACATCTGCCGCTTCCCCGACACCCGGGCGATCGCCGCCGAGATGATGCGCGAGGCGGAAGTGATCGCGAACCGGCTCGGCGTCACCTTCCGGCTCGGCATCGACAAGCGCATCGCCGGCGCCGAGAAGGTCGGCCCGCACAAGACCTCGATGCTGCAGGACGTCGAGGCCGGCCGCCCGATCGAGTTGGAGGCGCTGGTCGGCTCGGTGATCGAGCTCGGCCGCCTCACCGGCACGCCGACCCCGCATATCGACACCGTCTTCGCCCTGATGCGGCTCCTGGCCCAGAGCCTGGAGCGCGCCAATGGCCGTCTCGCGATCCAGAGAGCGTGA
- a CDS encoding LysR substrate-binding domain-containing protein, whose protein sequence is MRRLPPLHALQVFEVAARAGSYAQAGLELGLTHGAVSRQIAALETWLGQRLFVRVGRRMVATPAARVFAEEISLSFDRLTAAAEACGRPQAPRVLRVSAPATFAMRWLIPRLDDFHAARPGTEIRVTTTTTLQDALRGGFDLAVRRGPEPWPQHRAVPFLTEADTLVASPAVLRSRPLATPRDLESHVLLGTETRPGDWIDWLAAAGITLPGGVRRRVFDHFFVTLQALEDGTGLGIGPFPVLDRMVAANRLVVPFPEIRVERAAYFALTPFDADKSPALTALIDWLVAEGAAPVLTIPR, encoded by the coding sequence ATGCGCCGGCTGCCGCCGCTCCACGCCCTGCAGGTGTTCGAGGTCGCGGCCCGGGCCGGCAGCTATGCTCAGGCCGGCCTCGAACTCGGGCTGACGCACGGGGCAGTGAGCCGACAGATCGCCGCCCTGGAGACGTGGCTCGGGCAGCGGCTGTTCGTTCGGGTCGGGCGGCGGATGGTGGCGACCCCGGCCGCCCGCGTCTTCGCCGAGGAGATCAGCCTGTCGTTCGACCGGCTCACGGCGGCGGCGGAGGCCTGCGGGCGGCCCCAGGCGCCGCGCGTCCTGCGCGTCAGCGCGCCCGCGACCTTCGCGATGCGCTGGCTGATTCCCCGCCTCGACGATTTCCACGCGGCCCGCCCCGGAACCGAGATCAGGGTCACGACGACGACGACTCTGCAGGACGCGCTGCGCGGCGGGTTCGACCTCGCGGTCCGGCGCGGCCCCGAGCCGTGGCCGCAGCACCGCGCGGTGCCCTTCCTGACGGAGGCGGATACCCTGGTAGCCAGCCCCGCCGTGTTGCGGAGCAGGCCGCTCGCGACCCCGCGCGATCTCGAGAGCCACGTCTTGCTCGGCACCGAGACCCGGCCGGGCGATTGGATCGACTGGCTCGCGGCGGCGGGCATTACCCTGCCCGGCGGTGTGCGTCGCCGGGTGTTCGACCATTTCTTCGTGACCCTCCAGGCGCTGGAGGATGGGACCGGTCTCGGCATCGGTCCGTTCCCGGTGCTCGACCGGATGGTCGCCGCGAACCGGCTCGTGGTGCCGTTTCCGGAGATCCGGGTCGAGCGGGCCGCCTATTTCGCCCTGACGCCGTTCGATGCGGACAAGTCGCCCGCGCTGACTGCCCTCATCGACTGGCTGGTGGCGGAGGGGGCGGCGCCGGTGCTCACAATTCCCCGGTGA
- a CDS encoding MFS transporter, whose translation MNQAVRLDGSMRGDSRERQRRSLGGACLAHALHDGYTDLLYVMLPVWQTEFGLGYAGLAVLRSLYYATMGGLQVPADRLAARWPIRTALAVSTLVAAAGFSVMALSTGLFGLCAGLVLAGIGASIQHPRASLLVAQAYGGSARGPLGIYNFAGDLGKALFPVAVALLLGVLAWRPVAGLMAGIGLAATVALALVLPRGSLAAAPVRTHRTGGEGSGFSLLMTVGALDTATRMGTLLFLPFLLEAKGGTGTTTGLALALVFSGGAFGKAVCGWLGERVGVVPCVVATETATALLVAALLVLPLGPALAVLPLVGLVLNGTSSVLYGTVPDLAPRGDVGRAFALFYTAVIGSGGLAPIAYGALGDRAGSGIGLLAAAATALTIVPLVLGLRRPLTRIEREIAQEQARL comes from the coding sequence GTGAACCAGGCTGTTCGACTCGACGGATCGATGCGGGGCGACAGCCGTGAACGCCAGCGGCGCAGCCTCGGCGGGGCCTGCCTCGCCCATGCCCTGCACGACGGCTACACCGATTTGCTCTACGTGATGCTGCCGGTCTGGCAGACGGAGTTCGGCCTCGGCTATGCCGGACTCGCCGTTCTGCGCAGCCTCTACTACGCCACCATGGGTGGGCTGCAGGTGCCTGCCGACCGGCTGGCGGCGCGGTGGCCAATCCGCACGGCCCTCGCCGTTTCGACGCTGGTCGCTGCCGCGGGCTTTTCCGTCATGGCGCTGAGCACGGGCCTGTTCGGGCTCTGCGCCGGGCTGGTGCTCGCCGGAATCGGCGCGAGTATCCAGCACCCGCGCGCCTCGCTCCTCGTCGCGCAGGCCTATGGCGGTTCGGCGCGGGGGCCGTTAGGGATCTACAACTTCGCCGGTGATCTCGGGAAAGCGCTGTTTCCGGTCGCCGTCGCGCTGCTGCTCGGCGTGCTGGCTTGGCGACCGGTCGCCGGGCTGATGGCGGGAATCGGTCTCGCCGCGACGGTCGCACTCGCCCTCGTCCTGCCGCGGGGATCGCTCGCCGCGGCACCGGTGCGGACCCATCGAACCGGCGGCGAGGGAAGCGGCTTCTCCCTCCTGATGACGGTCGGCGCCCTCGACACCGCCACGCGAATGGGCACCCTGCTGTTCCTGCCCTTCCTGCTGGAGGCGAAGGGCGGCACCGGCACGACGACCGGGCTCGCCCTCGCCCTGGTCTTTTCCGGCGGCGCCTTCGGCAAGGCCGTGTGCGGCTGGCTCGGCGAACGCGTCGGAGTCGTGCCCTGCGTCGTCGCGACGGAGACGGCCACCGCACTGCTGGTCGCGGCGCTTCTCGTTCTGCCGCTCGGTCCGGCCCTGGCGGTGCTGCCGCTCGTCGGCCTCGTCCTGAACGGCACCTCCTCGGTGCTCTACGGGACGGTGCCGGATCTCGCGCCGCGCGGCGATGTCGGCCGGGCCTTTGCCCTGTTCTACACCGCCGTGATCGGATCGGGCGGGCTCGCGCCGATCGCCTACGGGGCGCTGGGTGACCGGGCCGGCTCCGGCATCGGCCTGCTGGCGGCGGCCGCCACGGCCCTGACCATCGTTCCCCTCGTGCTCGGCTTGCGCCGGCCGCTCACCCGGATCGAGCGAGAGATCGCACAAGAACAAGCACGGCTTTGA
- a CDS encoding HpcH/HpaI aldolase/citrate lyase family protein has translation MSDLRLRRSVLYMPGSNQRALEKAKTLPADSLILDLEDAVANEEKERAREQVCEAVKGGGYGHRELVIRVNAPQTPWGDGDLRAAIQAKPDAILMPKVSSPAVLESVADALEALDAPDSIAVWAMIETPAAILNIHEIAKARRDRRNRLTGFVLGTNDLAKDTWAQLVRGRVPMLPWMMLTLAAARAEGLIILDGVWNDIADPEGCREECRQARDLGFDGKTLIHPNQIEPANTSFAPTEEEVRRARLVIEAFNLPENEKRAAIKVEGRMYERQHIGMARRAVVWSETIAARDAAA, from the coding sequence ATGTCCGATTTGCGGTTGCGCCGCAGCGTCCTTTACATGCCGGGATCGAACCAGCGCGCCCTTGAGAAGGCGAAGACGCTGCCGGCCGACTCGCTGATCCTCGATCTCGAGGACGCCGTCGCGAACGAGGAGAAGGAGCGGGCGCGCGAGCAGGTCTGCGAAGCCGTGAAGGGCGGCGGCTACGGGCATCGCGAACTCGTGATCCGGGTGAACGCGCCGCAGACCCCCTGGGGCGACGGCGATCTCCGCGCGGCGATCCAGGCCAAGCCCGACGCGATCCTGATGCCGAAGGTTTCCTCTCCGGCGGTGCTGGAGAGCGTGGCCGACGCGCTTGAGGCGCTCGACGCTCCGGATTCCATCGCCGTCTGGGCGATGATCGAGACCCCGGCGGCGATCCTCAACATCCACGAGATCGCCAAGGCCCGCCGCGACCGCCGCAATCGGCTCACCGGTTTCGTGCTCGGCACCAACGATCTGGCCAAGGATACCTGGGCGCAGCTCGTGCGCGGGCGCGTGCCGATGCTCCCCTGGATGATGCTGACCCTGGCCGCCGCCCGCGCCGAGGGGCTGATCATCCTCGACGGTGTGTGGAACGACATCGCCGATCCGGAGGGCTGCCGCGAGGAGTGCCGTCAGGCGCGCGACCTCGGCTTCGACGGCAAGACGCTGATCCACCCCAATCAGATCGAGCCGGCCAACACCTCGTTCGCGCCGACCGAGGAGGAGGTGCGCCGCGCCCGCCTTGTGATCGAGGCCTTCAACCTGCCGGAAAACGAAAAGCGCGCGGCGATCAAGGTCGAGGGCCGCATGTATGAGCGCCAGCATATCGGCATGGCCCGCCGCGCCGTGGTGTGGTCCGAGACCATCGCCGCCCGCGACGCCGCAGCCTGA
- a CDS encoding tautomerase family protein — MPLMRFDLIEGRSDAELKALLDAAHEAMLEAFQVPPGDRYQIVTEHKPSRMIVEDTGLDIPRTRDVVVVQMITRPRGREKKELFYRLLTEKLQAACGIAPADVMVSTVENTDEDWSFGHGRAQFLTGEL; from the coding sequence ATGCCCCTGATGCGTTTCGATTTGATCGAGGGCCGCAGCGATGCGGAGTTGAAGGCTCTGCTCGACGCTGCGCACGAGGCGATGCTCGAAGCCTTCCAGGTGCCGCCCGGCGACCGCTACCAGATCGTCACCGAGCACAAGCCCTCGCGGATGATCGTCGAGGATACCGGTCTCGACATCCCCCGCACGCGGGACGTGGTGGTGGTGCAGATGATCACCCGGCCGCGCGGGCGTGAGAAGAAGGAACTGTTCTACCGGCTGCTGACCGAGAAGCTGCAGGCCGCCTGCGGCATCGCGCCGGCCGACGTGATGGTCTCGACGGTGGAGAACACCGACGAGGATTGGTCGTTCGGCCACGGCCGGGCGCAGTTCCTCACCGGGGAATTGTGA
- a CDS encoding Wadjet anti-phage system protein JetA family protein, translated as MLFTHLADDLFRPLASPSRAFNAALLLHLHARVFGDAAEPLRKSELLAAIGDFSVGWSQAEIADDEATPVDPIERRSAVFRRLIEAGWLVERRERYVPVVDFDPDARLLIEELARIERGETRSYGGAVLEVLSALESAIASPADRSEALRNAAKASRTFLGHLRGLAGAMRKLEERILREPDLSAAFRLYFEEFVERHLVSDYRTLHTRFNPFRFRSGIVREAGRALRDPLTLRALADGNLREGRAADITAAERMVRTDLVEILSIFEGLDPHLDAVADVVARLERRISAALRYRDPRDSARIERAAAALRAVGAGEDDLAGLPLPQVSVLRSPIGPPQLTNPRMPRRIIEYEPLPEIDVDPAIEAFIAAKDEFRRRITVTPERIVAYLDARLQQVKTLRGSEIAVDDVDAFVVFQRLREIDVLFDGVLRDRYRVARTEGRVSNGWLDCPDFVIERVPAARRGAGKAG; from the coding sequence ATGCTGTTCACCCATCTCGCCGACGACCTCTTCCGCCCGCTCGCCTCGCCGAGCCGCGCCTTCAACGCGGCCCTGCTGCTGCACCTGCATGCCCGGGTGTTCGGCGATGCCGCCGAGCCCCTGCGCAAGAGCGAGCTGCTGGCCGCCATCGGCGATTTCTCCGTCGGCTGGAGCCAGGCCGAAATTGCCGACGACGAGGCGACGCCCGTCGATCCGATCGAGCGGCGCTCGGCGGTGTTCCGCAGGCTGATCGAGGCCGGCTGGCTGGTGGAGCGGCGCGAGCGCTACGTCCCGGTGGTCGATTTCGACCCCGACGCGCGGCTGCTGATCGAGGAACTGGCCCGGATCGAGCGCGGCGAGACCCGCTCCTACGGCGGCGCGGTGCTCGAAGTCCTGAGCGCGCTGGAGAGCGCCATCGCCAGCCCCGCCGACCGCTCGGAGGCCCTGCGCAACGCGGCGAAAGCCTCGCGCACCTTCCTCGGCCACCTGCGCGGGCTGGCCGGCGCCATGCGCAAGCTCGAAGAGCGGATCCTGCGCGAGCCCGATCTCAGCGCGGCCTTCCGGCTCTATTTCGAGGAATTCGTCGAGCGCCACCTCGTCTCCGACTACCGGACGCTGCACACCCGCTTCAATCCGTTCCGCTTCCGCTCCGGCATCGTGCGCGAGGCGGGTCGCGCCTTGCGCGATCCGCTGACGCTCCGGGCGCTGGCGGACGGCAACCTGCGCGAGGGCCGTGCCGCCGACATCACCGCCGCCGAGCGGATGGTGCGCACCGATCTCGTCGAGATCCTGTCGATCTTCGAGGGCCTCGACCCGCATCTCGACGCGGTGGCGGATGTGGTGGCGCGGCTGGAGCGGCGGATCTCGGCGGCGCTCCGCTACCGCGACCCGCGCGATTCCGCTCGGATCGAGCGGGCGGCCGCAGCGCTCCGCGCCGTCGGCGCGGGCGAGGACGACCTTGCCGGTCTGCCCCTGCCGCAAGTGTCGGTGCTGCGCTCGCCGATCGGTCCGCCGCAGCTCACCAATCCGCGCATGCCGCGCCGGATCATCGAGTACGAGCCCCTGCCCGAGATCGATGTCGATCCGGCGATCGAGGCCTTCATCGCCGCCAAGGACGAGTTCCGCCGCCGCATCACGGTGACGCCGGAGCGGATCGTCGCCTATCTCGATGCCCGGCTGCAGCAGGTGAAGACGCTTCGCGGCTCGGAGATCGCGGTGGACGACGTGGACGCCTTCGTCGTGTTCCAGCGCCTGCGCGAGATCGACGTGCTGTTCGACGGCGTTCTGCGCGACCGCTACCGCG